In the Leguminivora glycinivorella isolate SPB_JAAS2020 chromosome 14, LegGlyc_1.1, whole genome shotgun sequence genome, one interval contains:
- the LOC125233300 gene encoding uncharacterized protein LOC125233300: MNNASSEKSEINKTTNPSGQVCEVTDITGERMDNIVLDNNTDEKCAKQSGEITDCHMKDISINDRGDTNEVPVVSDEKQEKSKEIGQKMEEDANIAEDNDMIGSDKQQHNIEDIKIEYKTEECTVSKDIVQNVEYSDEPSSLDIKENSKMDDCEIICLENYTVENKVSSSIDLCDDDFKESKEEDAELHREIGNSSSAVIIQNKIELLTCRELTPSNSVMVDHSITENLPDFYQKQVVTVKAPDEQLIPRNVFLNNTAYVLNLENLKLKSVTPAPSSSTRTYSVSDEANEQHVRRIGGAFPESNFHFNSQFFPNMRFPQQPQFRQYTYWTPYQWTYQRPFFTNMPFRFQFFPRMQPMFRCIPLRSMIPNPIENPDSRRAKKRKRDNPKMYHLESIKKLALKLKCLVASGNRQEQNIQALQRLIQTYNVRYKARIELTPQLDIVENEIILETIDLDDDDQSSPRKKKREDMQSYDENFNALKQFSVKIKDLETKKLLTTRHKRAFSNVVKTFNKSYNADVYVDSNFDVIDRRRIVIASSSDSDCAVEEVQTSKEDASKPGKSKKLRNPFYILKQLSEKQSPAKSSQDVSESSRITLKKKFEYTDHLKKMFSKYWLPSEDDFGRAEVPLRSKIMYQMDHNEEFLYQFIKSQPVRFNNWLDAKIAYWQSCKEAALKYEAHTQNESIQLDSIIKPEDCTDLRNVLKKLSIIKTSTDVEEECRLSVHFDVYNRDVANFKKTKKPTPHFRVICIAESSIFPSGVEFASLHSKFDDDVVILFAIVGTSSISYLQMNPVDLPIYLPNNELP; the protein is encoded by the exons ATGAATAATGCTTCAAGTGAAAAAagtgaaattaataaaactACAAATCCCTCAGGTCAAGTATGTGAAGTAACTGATATTACAGGAGAGAGAATGGATAATATAGTATTAGATAACAACACTGATGAAAAATGTGCAAAACAAAGTGGCGAAATTACTGACTGCCATATGAAGGATATTTCAATCAATGACAGAGGTGATACTAATGAAGTACCTGTGGTATCAGATGAGAAACAAGAGAAAAGTAAAGAAATTGGTCAGAAAATGGAAGAAGATGcgaacattgcagaggacaatgATATGATTGGATCTGATAAACAACAGCACAATATAGAAGATATAAAAATAGAATATAAGACTGAAGAATGTACTGTAAGCAAAGATATAGTTCAAAATGTTGAATATAGTGATGAACCAAGTTCATTAGACATTAAAGAAAACTCCAAAATGGATGACTGTGAAATTATATGTCTGGAAAATTATACAGTTGAAAATAAAGTCAGCTCAAGTATTGATTTGTGTGATGATGACTTTAAAGAAAGTAAAGAGGAAGATGCTGAATTACATAGAGAAATTGGTAATAGTAGTTCTGCAgttattatacaaaataaaatagaattatTAACCTGCAGAGAGTTGACACCCAGTAACTCGGTTATGGTAGATCATTCCATTACTGAAAACTTGCCTgatttttatcaaaaacaagTTGTTACCGTTAAAGCTCCAGATGAACAGCTCATACCCAGAAATGTGTTCCTAAACAATACTGCCTATGTTTTGAATTTAGAGAATTTGAAGCTAAAATCTGTCACTCCAGCACCATCATCTAGTACCAGAACATACAGTGTTTCTGACGAAGCTAATGAACAACATGTGAGGAGAATTGGGGGTGCCTTCCCTGAAAGCAACTTTCATTTTAATTCACAATTTTTCCCTAATATGAGATTCCCGCAACAACCACAGTTTCGACAATATACTTACTGGACTCCATACCAATGGACCTACCAAAGACCGTTTTTTACTAACATGCCTTTCAGGTTTCAATTCTTTCCAAGAATGCAACCCATGTTCAGGTGCATCCCTTTGCGTTCAATGATTCCTAACCCGATCGAAAATCCTGATTCAagaagagcaaagaaaaggaaACGAGACAATCCCAAGATGTACCATTTGGAATCCATCAAAAAGCTGGCTTTAAAGTTGAAGTGTCTGGTAGCTTCAGGGAATAGGCAAGAGCAAAATATTCAGGCATTACAGAGACTGATACAAACCTACAATGTAAGATACAAAGCGAGAATAGAACTCACACCTCAACTGGATATAGTAGAAAATGAAATCATTCTGGAGACCATTGACTTGGATGATGACGATCAGTCTAGTCCAAGAAAGAAAAAGAGAGAAGATATGCAGTCATATGATGAGAACTTCAATGCATTGAAACAGTTTTCTGTGAAGATTAAAGATCTTGAAACTAAGAAATTGCTTACAACGCGGCATAAAAGAGCATTTTCGAATGTTGTCAAAACGTTTAACAAATCTTATAATGCTGATGTTTATGTTGACTCCAATTTCGATGTCATTGATAGAAGACGTATAGTTATTGCGTCATCATCTGACTCAGACTGTGCTGTGGAAGAAGTTCAGACCTCTAAGGAAGATGCTTCAAAACCAGGAAAAAGTAAAAAGCTAAGAAACCCGTTTTACATTCTGAAGCAACTGTCAGAGAAACAGAGTCCAGCCAAAAGTTCACAAGACGTGAGTGAATCTAGTCGAATTACTTTAAAAAAGAAGTTCGAATACACTGATCATTTGAAAAAGATGTTCAGTAAATATTGGTTGCCCAGTGAAGACGATTTTGGTAGAGCGGAAGTGCCTCTTAGAAGCAAGATTATGTATCAAATGGACCATAATGAAGAATTTCTTTACCAATTTATAAAAAGTCAACCAGTAAGGTTCAATAATTGGTTGGATGCTAAAATAGCCTATTGGCAGTCATGTAAAGAAGCAGCCCTAAAATATGAAGCCCACACCCAAAATGAGAGCATCCAATTAGACTCAATAATAAAACCCGAAGACTGTACAGATCTTCGTAATGTTTTGAAGAAGTTGAGCATCATAAAGACATCAACTGACGTGGAAGAAGAATGCAGACTTAGTGTACATTTTGATGTTTATAACAGAGATGTGGCGAACTTTAAGAAAACCAAGAAACCAACACCGCACTTCAGGGTTATCTGTATTGC GGAGTCCTCTATATTTCCATCAGGCGTGGAATTCGCTTCGCTCCACTCCAAATTCGACGACGACGTAGTAATTCTCTTCGCCATAGTAGGAACGTCATCCATCTCATACCTTCAGATGAACCCAGTGGACTTACCTATTTACTTACCTAATAACGAACTACCATGA